A DNA window from Mesorhizobium sp. C432A contains the following coding sequences:
- the ubiE gene encoding bifunctional demethylmenaquinone methyltransferase/2-methoxy-6-polyprenyl-1,4-benzoquinol methylase UbiE — protein sequence MSVERTTAAGGMETSYGFKKVGPGDKQPLVNEVFHKVANRYDLMNDLMSAGLHRLWKDAMVTWLNPPKRPGWKVLDVAGGTGDIAFRIVDASHGNTHATVLDINGSMLSVGRDRAEKKGLSGNTDFVEANAEELPFTDSTFDAYTIAFGIRNVPRIDVALTEAFRVLKPGGRFLCLEFSEVEMPLLDKVYEAWSFNVIPQIGKMVTGEGEPYSYLVESIRKFPNQQNFVAMITRAGFERVSFRNYSGGIAALHSGWKL from the coding sequence ATGTCAGTTGAGAGAACCACGGCCGCGGGCGGCATGGAAACCTCCTATGGTTTCAAGAAGGTAGGGCCAGGCGACAAGCAGCCTCTGGTCAATGAGGTTTTCCACAAGGTGGCGAACCGCTACGACCTGATGAACGACCTGATGTCGGCCGGGCTGCACCGGCTGTGGAAGGATGCCATGGTGACATGGCTCAATCCGCCGAAACGTCCGGGCTGGAAAGTGCTTGACGTGGCGGGCGGCACCGGCGACATCGCCTTCCGCATTGTCGACGCCAGCCATGGCAACACGCATGCCACGGTGCTCGACATCAACGGCTCGATGCTCAGCGTCGGCCGTGACCGCGCGGAGAAAAAGGGCCTGTCCGGCAACACCGATTTCGTCGAGGCCAATGCCGAGGAACTGCCTTTCACCGATAGCACCTTTGACGCCTACACCATCGCATTCGGCATCCGCAACGTGCCGCGCATCGATGTCGCGCTGACGGAAGCCTTTCGCGTGCTGAAGCCCGGCGGACGGTTCCTGTGCCTGGAGTTTTCCGAGGTCGAGATGCCGCTGCTGGACAAGGTCTACGAAGCCTGGTCGTTCAACGTCATTCCGCAGATCGGCAAGATGGTGACGGGCGAGGGCGAACCCTATTCCTACCTGGTCGAATCGATCCGCAAATTTCCCAATCAGCAGAACTTTGTTGCCATGATCACCCGCGCGGGCTTCGAGCGCGTGTCGTTCCGCAACTATTCCGGCGGCATTGCCGCCCTGCATTCGGGCTGGAAGCTTTGA
- a CDS encoding adenosine deaminase, which translates to MPLKAELHCHIEGAAAPELVIRQAQKYGKDTSLYIQNGSFVWHDFTSFLAAYDFSADLFRTEEDYARLADHYLTSLARDGAIYSEVFTSPDHAVRAGLSPKAYTDALGEGMLRAKAKTGIEGRMIVTGVRHVGVESIEQAARFAARCGNPLVTGFGVAGDERMGEMEDYVRAFEIAREAGLGITIHAGELTGWETVQAALDHIRPSRIGHGVRAIENPDLVRRIADEGIVLECCPGSNIALKVYDSFADHPLPALQAAGCKVTLNSDDPPYFWTSLKREYDIAAEHFSMNEKALTAVTRTAIEAAFVDRKTKSALLARLDAKR; encoded by the coding sequence ATGCCTTTGAAAGCAGAACTGCACTGCCACATCGAGGGGGCAGCGGCGCCCGAACTCGTCATCCGTCAGGCGCAGAAATACGGCAAGGACACCTCGCTTTATATCCAGAACGGCTCCTTCGTCTGGCATGATTTCACCTCGTTCCTGGCGGCTTATGATTTTTCCGCCGACCTGTTCCGCACCGAGGAGGATTATGCCCGCCTCGCCGACCATTATCTGACCAGCCTTGCCCGCGACGGCGCCATCTATTCCGAGGTCTTCACCTCGCCCGACCATGCCGTCAGGGCCGGCCTGTCGCCCAAGGCCTATACCGATGCGCTCGGCGAAGGCATGCTGCGCGCCAAAGCCAAGACCGGCATCGAGGGCCGCATGATCGTCACCGGCGTACGCCATGTCGGCGTCGAGTCGATCGAGCAGGCGGCGCGCTTTGCGGCGCGCTGCGGAAATCCGCTGGTCACCGGCTTCGGCGTCGCCGGCGACGAGCGCATGGGCGAGATGGAGGATTATGTAAGGGCCTTCGAGATCGCCCGCGAAGCCGGCCTTGGCATCACCATCCATGCCGGCGAGTTGACCGGGTGGGAGACGGTGCAGGCCGCACTCGACCACATCCGCCCCTCGCGCATCGGCCATGGCGTGCGCGCCATCGAAAATCCCGACCTGGTGCGCCGCATCGCCGATGAGGGCATCGTGCTCGAATGCTGCCCCGGCTCCAACATCGCGCTCAAAGTCTACGACAGTTTCGCCGATCACCCTTTGCCTGCCCTGCAGGCGGCCGGCTGCAAGGTGACGCTGAACTCCGACGACCCACCCTATTTCTGGACCTCGCTGAAGCGCGAATACGACATCGCCGCCGAGCATTTCTCCATGAATGAAAAAGCTTTGACCGCCGTCACCAGGACGGCGATCGAAGCGGCTTTCGTCGACAGGAAGACGAAAAGCGCGCTGCTTGCCCGGCTCGATGCGAAGAGGTGA
- the coaBC gene encoding bifunctional phosphopantothenoylcysteine decarboxylase/phosphopantothenate--cysteine ligase CoaBC yields MGTITVRNLADDVKQKLRERAAARGVSMEEEARDALAKSVLSAEAGMPESETLYATIRRLVEPHGGFDIDLPERGQSTKTHKTLDRKRILLIIGGGIAAYKALDLIRRLRERGAAVRVVMTSAAQEFVTTLSVGALSADHVFSELFDRNDEHDVGHIRLSREADLLVVAPATADLMAKLANGHANDLASTVLLATDKKVLMAPAMNPKMWSHAATRRNRATLAKDGIAFVGPAKGEMAESNEAGEGRMAEPLEIVAVIEALLDSRPKPLAGRRIIVTSGPTHEPIDPVRYIANRSSGKQGHAIAAALARLGADVRLVSGPVSIADPAGVVTTHVETAAEMKAAVEQLLPADAAVFVAAVADWRTAGTAGEKIKKVAGQGPPALQMIENPDILASVGHHGQRPGLVVGFAAETQDLIANAEAKLKKKGADFIVANDVSRESGVGPTGVMGGDRNKVRIVSKDGVEEWPEMGKDEVAARLAAFIAERLQA; encoded by the coding sequence ATGGGCACCATTACTGTCCGCAATCTAGCTGACGACGTGAAGCAGAAATTGCGTGAGCGCGCTGCGGCGCGCGGGGTGTCGATGGAGGAAGAGGCGCGTGATGCGCTTGCCAAAAGCGTGCTGTCGGCGGAAGCCGGCATGCCCGAGAGCGAAACCCTCTATGCAACAATCCGCCGCTTGGTTGAGCCTCATGGAGGTTTTGACATCGATCTGCCCGAGCGAGGTCAATCCACAAAAACGCACAAAACCCTCGACCGCAAGCGCATCCTGCTGATCATCGGCGGCGGCATCGCCGCCTACAAGGCGCTGGACCTGATCCGCCGGCTGCGCGAGCGCGGTGCGGCGGTGCGCGTCGTGATGACATCGGCGGCGCAGGAGTTCGTCACCACGCTTTCGGTCGGCGCGCTTTCGGCCGACCATGTCTTCAGCGAATTGTTCGACCGCAATGACGAGCACGATGTCGGCCATATCCGCCTGTCGCGCGAGGCCGACCTTCTGGTAGTGGCGCCGGCCACTGCCGATCTGATGGCCAAGCTCGCCAACGGCCATGCCAACGATCTGGCCTCGACGGTGCTGCTCGCCACCGACAAGAAGGTGCTGATGGCGCCGGCGATGAACCCGAAAATGTGGTCGCATGCCGCGACGCGCCGCAACCGGGCGACGCTCGCCAAGGATGGCATCGCCTTCGTCGGCCCGGCCAAGGGCGAGATGGCGGAAAGCAACGAGGCGGGCGAGGGCCGCATGGCCGAGCCGCTGGAGATCGTGGCAGTGATCGAGGCACTGCTCGACAGCAGGCCGAAGCCGCTGGCCGGCCGCAGGATCATCGTCACCTCGGGGCCGACGCATGAGCCGATCGACCCGGTGCGCTACATCGCCAACCGCTCTTCGGGCAAGCAGGGCCATGCGATTGCGGCAGCGCTGGCAAGACTGGGCGCGGATGTACGCCTGGTCTCCGGTCCGGTCAGCATTGCCGATCCGGCCGGCGTTGTGACGACGCATGTGGAGACCGCGGCCGAGATGAAAGCGGCCGTCGAGCAATTGTTGCCGGCGGACGCTGCGGTCTTCGTAGCTGCCGTCGCCGACTGGCGCACCGCTGGCACGGCCGGCGAGAAGATCAAGAAGGTGGCGGGCCAAGGCCCACCGGCGCTGCAGATGATCGAAAACCCCGACATTCTCGCCAGTGTTGGTCATCACGGGCAACGGCCGGGGCTGGTTGTCGGCTTCGCCGCCGAGACGCAGGACCTGATTGCCAACGCCGAGGCCAAGCTGAAGAAGAAGGGCGCCGATTTCATTGTCGCCAACGATGTCTCGCGTGAAAGCGGCGTCGGCCCCACCGGCGTCATGGGCGGCGACCGCAACAAGGTGCGCATCGTCTCGAAGGACGGTGTCGAGGAATGGCCTGAGATGGGCAAGGACGAGGTGGCGGCGCGGCTCGCCGCGTTCATCGCCGAGCGTTTGCAAGCCTGA
- the ubiB gene encoding 2-polyprenylphenol 6-hydroxylase — protein sequence MSSVGAAFRLARAGWVLVREGVIAALPGDELGGLPKFGWRMARLFTRRRALAYERSDRLAKAVVRLGPSYVKLGQFLATRPDVVGNDMALDLAMLQDKMHTFSQAEAVAAIEGSLGRKIGELYTQFGGPVAAASIAQVHPAQAMHDGVDTKVAVKVIRPGVRRRFFQDLESYFLAARLQEKYIPSSRRLRPVEVTETLAQTTKIEMDLRLEAAALSELGENTKDDPGFRVPSVDWERTGRDVLTMEWVDGVKMNDIAGLAAAGHDLKAIATNLIQSFLRHTLRDGFFHADMHPGNLFVEANGNIVAVDLGIAGRLGKKERRFLAEILYGFITRDYLRVAEVHFEAGYVPRQHNVAAFAQAIRAIGEPIHGQPAETISMAKLLTLLFEVTELFDMATRSELILLQKTMVVVEGVARTLDPAFNMWKTAEPVVGQWIAGNLGPSGLLMDARDGAKALLALARQAPDLAARTERLSREIDFMAEHGLRFDEATSRAIGKAEARYTRSGRLALWVIALTLVYIAWKLL from the coding sequence ATGAGCAGCGTCGGCGCCGCCTTTCGGCTCGCACGGGCCGGCTGGGTGCTGGTTCGCGAAGGCGTGATCGCAGCATTGCCGGGCGACGAACTCGGCGGCCTGCCGAAATTCGGCTGGCGCATGGCCCGGCTCTTCACCCGCCGCCGCGCACTCGCTTATGAGCGCAGCGACCGGCTGGCCAAGGCGGTGGTCCGGCTCGGACCCTCCTACGTCAAGCTCGGCCAGTTCCTGGCGACGCGGCCTGATGTCGTCGGCAACGACATGGCGCTCGACCTCGCCATGCTGCAGGACAAGATGCACACTTTTTCGCAGGCGGAAGCGGTGGCGGCGATCGAGGGCTCGCTCGGGCGCAAGATCGGCGAACTCTATACGCAGTTCGGCGGGCCGGTCGCGGCGGCCTCCATCGCCCAGGTCCATCCCGCGCAGGCCATGCATGACGGTGTCGATACCAAGGTGGCGGTGAAGGTGATCCGGCCTGGCGTGCGCCGCCGCTTCTTCCAGGATCTCGAAAGCTATTTCCTCGCCGCCCGGCTGCAGGAGAAATACATCCCGTCGTCGCGCCGGCTGCGGCCGGTCGAGGTGACCGAGACGCTGGCGCAGACCACCAAGATCGAGATGGATCTTCGCCTCGAGGCGGCCGCACTTTCGGAACTGGGCGAAAACACCAAGGACGATCCGGGCTTCCGCGTGCCGTCGGTCGACTGGGAGCGCACCGGGCGCGATGTGCTGACCATGGAATGGGTCGACGGCGTCAAGATGAACGACATCGCCGGCCTCGCTGCGGCGGGGCACGATCTGAAGGCGATCGCCACCAACCTGATCCAGTCGTTCCTGCGTCACACGCTGCGGGACGGCTTCTTCCATGCCGACATGCATCCAGGCAATCTGTTCGTCGAGGCCAATGGCAATATCGTCGCCGTCGATCTCGGCATTGCCGGACGGCTGGGCAAGAAGGAGCGCCGGTTCCTCGCCGAAATCCTCTACGGCTTCATCACGCGCGACTATCTGCGCGTCGCCGAGGTGCATTTCGAGGCCGGCTACGTGCCGCGCCAGCACAATGTCGCGGCTTTTGCGCAGGCGATCCGGGCCATCGGCGAGCCGATCCATGGCCAGCCGGCTGAAACCATCTCGATGGCGAAGCTTCTGACGCTGCTGTTCGAGGTCACCGAACTGTTCGATATGGCCACGCGGTCGGAACTGATCCTGTTGCAGAAGACCATGGTGGTGGTCGAAGGCGTCGCACGCACGCTCGACCCGGCCTTCAACATGTGGAAGACGGCCGAGCCGGTGGTCGGCCAGTGGATCGCCGGCAATCTCGGGCCGAGCGGCCTGCTGATGGACGCGCGCGACGGCGCCAAGGCGCTGCTGGCGCTGGCCCGCCAGGCGCCCGATCTTGCCGCCCGCACCGAGCGGCTGTCGCGCGAGATCGATTTTATGGCGGAGCACGGCCTCCGCTTCGACGAGGCGACATCGCGCGCCATCGGCAAGGCCGAAGCCCGTTACACCCGCTCGGGCCGGCTGGCGCTGTGGGTGATCGCGCTGACGCTGGTTTACATCGCGTGGAAGCTGCTCTGA
- a CDS encoding MFS transporter — MTEITSNKVDWRALWASGDLARFCFISLGILLHATNETMVATVMPAMVGDLAGVQFVGWSLAVYELGAIVAGAAAGRLVSYVALRSNVTVAALLYAVGALICATAPSMPVFLGGRLVEGLGGGALVSLAFVSVERLFNRNIWPQLFGIMSAIWGVAAFSGPMLGAIMVELLSWRWAFGVFVLGGIAMASASFIVLNTPEAAKPQAAAGTSPPFPYAALGCLAIAVVLIATAGVDVALLRSSLLLALGLAGLALFVFVDAMKPQSRLFPSGLFSWRSPVGSGMSMVAAFSVATVSFSIYGPLLLTTLHGIPILTTGYIIAAESIAWSILSIAVANAPLQRERQILVIGALMIAAGLAGFAYAIPAGSIPLILLCALLQGGGFGVSWPFLTRIIVASARGGEQTIASAAVPTMQRIGYAVGAAMAGIIANASGFSDGLNREAAAHVAGWLYLAFVPLGIVGCLAALKMALEARRPQLAPG, encoded by the coding sequence ATGACTGAAATCACCAGCAACAAGGTCGACTGGCGGGCATTGTGGGCAAGCGGCGACCTCGCGCGCTTCTGCTTCATCAGCCTCGGCATCCTGCTGCACGCCACCAACGAGACGATGGTGGCGACGGTCATGCCGGCCATGGTCGGGGACCTCGCCGGTGTGCAGTTCGTCGGCTGGTCGCTGGCCGTCTACGAGCTCGGCGCCATTGTCGCCGGCGCTGCGGCCGGGCGGCTGGTCAGCTATGTCGCTCTACGCTCCAACGTCACGGTCGCCGCCCTGCTCTATGCCGTAGGCGCCCTGATCTGCGCCACCGCGCCGTCCATGCCGGTGTTTCTTGGCGGCCGTCTGGTCGAGGGGCTCGGCGGCGGTGCGCTGGTGTCGCTGGCCTTCGTCTCGGTCGAGCGGCTGTTTAACCGCAACATCTGGCCACAGCTGTTCGGCATAATGTCGGCGATCTGGGGCGTCGCCGCCTTCAGCGGCCCGATGCTCGGCGCGATCATGGTCGAGCTCCTGTCCTGGCGCTGGGCCTTCGGCGTCTTCGTGCTGGGTGGCATTGCCATGGCATCGGCAAGCTTCATCGTCCTGAACACGCCGGAAGCGGCGAAGCCGCAGGCCGCCGCCGGCACATCGCCGCCCTTCCCCTATGCAGCACTTGGCTGCCTCGCCATCGCCGTCGTGCTGATCGCCACCGCAGGCGTCGACGTCGCCTTGCTGCGCTCGTCGCTGCTGCTGGCCCTCGGCCTCGCCGGCCTGGCGCTGTTCGTTTTCGTCGACGCCATGAAGCCGCAATCGCGACTGTTCCCGTCGGGCCTGTTCTCATGGCGCTCGCCGGTCGGCAGCGGCATGAGCATGGTTGCCGCCTTCTCGGTGGCGACAGTCTCTTTTTCCATCTACGGGCCGCTTCTGCTTACCACGCTGCACGGCATCCCGATCCTGACCACAGGCTACATCATCGCCGCCGAATCGATCGCCTGGTCGATCCTGTCGATCGCCGTCGCCAATGCGCCGCTGCAGCGCGAACGGCAGATCCTCGTCATCGGCGCGCTGATGATTGCAGCCGGCCTCGCGGGTTTCGCCTATGCCATCCCCGCCGGCTCGATCCCGCTGATCCTGCTCTGCGCTTTGTTGCAAGGCGGTGGCTTCGGCGTGTCATGGCCCTTCCTGACCCGCATCATCGTCGCCTCGGCCCGCGGCGGCGAGCAGACGATCGCCTCGGCCGCCGTGCCGACCATGCAGCGCATCGGCTACGCCGTGGGCGCCGCCATGGCCGGCATCATCGCCAATGCCAGCGGCTTTTCGGACGGACTGAACCGCGAGGCAGCAGCGCACGTCGCCGGCTGGCTGTACCTGGCCTTCGTGCCGCTCGGCATTGTCGGTTGCCTGGCGGCGTTGAAGATGGCTTTGGAGGCACGCCGGCCGCAACTGGCGCCAGGCTGA